In Plasmodium vinckei vinckei genome assembly, chromosome: PVVCY_06, the genomic window tatttattttgtaatattttttattttttacttatgAATGTCACTTTAACTTATTCAGTTAAAACTTATCAGAAAAAATAGGATGAGCAAAAGTAGGTATAGTTAGATTTTTTATGCCATTTTGGAATTTAGATGCAGGATGGAAAAAAggggaaataataaaattccAAATTTTGtggatgaaaatgaaaagaacaattatgtaaaatgtgaaatgataaaaaatatgagcaAGCAAGGAAAAGAAatacttataaaaatgttaaaaataaaagaaaatataatatatgatgatatattaaatataaatatatttataaaaaacatttggATGTCTATGGATTTACAATGTACCTTTTCTTTAAATGATCTAATACTTATTTCTAgaacatttaaaaatactgaaattatatatgatgaTATAAGTTTTgaagataatgaaaaaaaacaaaaaacaaatgaatcCTTATTTagtgatgaaaaaaaaccaaaaaatatttttctatactttcaaaattataagaTCCGTAAAAATGTagttaaaattttttttccaaaaagCCATACAGTTTGTTTCattcataaaaatggatCTATACATATACATGGCTCAttagtattaaaaaaacttttactaatattaattaaagttgttaaaaaattaaaatataaaacattttggAATTACAATAAATCCAAAACCAAACAAAATGAACCAAACAACTTTCCATCAGCTTTAGATAAATCTTTTCAAACACACAcagaaaatttattacatgaaaataaacaaaaacaaGTTGAATATACAAGACCATCGGATATAATAGACGATACTAAAGAACAAAGCACATCCAATTACTTCAGTTTTATCaacaataatttaaatcaaaaaattgAATCCATAGAGCCAGATCATCCTTCATCAAGTTTGAAGCAAACAGACATGGTAATGAACAATTTGAAAGGAACTAGTGATATCATAAATAAttgtgaaaatattatcaaagaAATACGAGATAAGATAGATAAATTAAACCCTTTAGAAATGGGCACTATTCCTTTTGATGAGTCAAATAATGAACTTGAGCAAAACTGTATGAACAgtcataaaaattgtgaaaaaaatgacttCTTACGTCTTGAGGATAATTTTTCCGATTTTGAAGAAAAGGAAGAAAAACTTTTACTATTGAATAGTGATAATGCCAAACCAAATAAAGATGACGAGTTAAactttttgaaaaaaaatgaggaaataaatataaataaagaaagaaTAAGAAATAGTTTAAATTTCGAAAATGTtcctataaataatgaatataatattaataagattagcaaaaaatttatgtacaaatttaatatcCATGATAAATGGTCATATACAATTCGAGACGATATGATTTTTGATATgacaaaatttaatattaaacaaTTAGTATgtgtttttaaaataaaattaaaacattttgatatatcacgaatttataattatattgaatttaaaaatatattaactgatattaataatattatatatataaaaattgatcaaaattttttaaataaattaatttcacaaacaaatttagaaaattttgttaaaaataattttacacaaaattatcatataaGCAATAAAAACTCAGTTAGAACTGTTTTGTTGTTTAGTTCTGGAAAAGTTGTCATTTATTCTTGCAAAGATATTCATGAAGTTTTGTCTATTTCACGATTTGTTGTAAATGTCTTACGACGAAATAATAACATCATCTTTGAATAATTTGCAATATCATAAATTAAacttttcttcttttttttttaaaacaaactaaattttttagtaaCAAACttttatgtaatttttatagttaGGAAATGTACAAATTGTTTGTATATTCTTCATACCCAATTTTTGttgcataaatatatgcacacatattgtgtaatttttttctgaacaaaaaaaaaaactagcCATAAAATGATAgctatttaatttttttttttttacaaaatatatcatttcgCTACCTTTTCAAAGGTATGGATTTGTCAAAAGGATTGGAATTTTCTTGTAAATCAAATGAACTAGTGGCTTGTTTTCGTTTCAATTCATTGATTTTTGATTTGTATCCTTTGTAAGATGGTAATGATGACATTAAGACACTTTTTGGTGTAgcattaaattttatgtacAAGTCAGGTgcatttataatttgaagTCTAGCAGCCATacattttgttatataaaaattttcgaAATATccaaatgaataaataatatttttaattaaactAGGTACTTGCCATTTCTcgtattttaaaaaattatttttttcacaatAAAAACCAAGTAATGATCTATACATTAATTCACATGAACAAAGCAAATGTTTATGTGTGTGCCACTCTATATGTTTTAAtggataattataaaaattattatattttttatctttctctttattttcatttttacattCTACTTCATCACCAACtaaatcatttaaattggTAATATCttctttaatataattttgtggAATTATTTTGCTAtgtcttttatattttaataaatattccaAAATAGTATTgtctttatataaataatttaaataatcttTGCTTACGCTACTAATCataatgttatttttataaagagTGTATAAGTAATGTCCTTCtaattcatttaataaaagtaaaCTTCTCCCTGGTGTATTTTTGGCTGTTGCTATATTTgttgttaatatatattcatcgATATTTGTGCGTATACCTACTTGTATTACCAAATCTACATTGTCAACTTCTATTCCTTGATATAACAaagatgatgaaaataatattttctttcttcCCTTTTTGCTTGTCActtcattatcattattaaatgTATCTAatgtatacatttttttatctaaaCTTAATTTGCTATgtaaacataaaattacAATATCCTTTAATGCTTCAAATTCTTGCTCATAATTTAGACTTTCCGAATAATTAGTTTCGGTATTTTGATCTTCATTTATAAGTTTCTCTCTTTCTTGGTAACATTTTTCATGGTGATTCAAACAAGTGGGCTTATGCATGTTTTCATCTGATGTGATAtcctttttcatatttgttttttcatctATATTAATTTGATTAGTGGATAAATCAGTAAATTCAAAGGGACTTGAGGATATGGAGAAGTTgacattttctttatcataataaaaagaattacaaaaattgttaataatattatttttaaactcATTACATTTTAGGTAtagcaaaaataaatatcccttaaatatatagtgCTTAAAAAtggcatatataaattgtaacatttttacagttggcataataataacaatttttgATGAACtatttgatataaattctttatggattatattaaaaagtatTGAAGCAAATTTATCTGAatcataaattaaatattcctgttttaaaaaaatatgagtgggaatattttttcctttattttgttcataattattattgctACTATCATACATtttgtaattattataatcacTATtacttaattttaatttacttattttttcttcaggaccttcatatttatattgttcTTGTTCTTTTCCAATCAAGGATGCATCAAAGTTATCATCTTTTTCGCACGCTTTTGATATACTATTAGTTTGATCTAATTTAGTATTTCTTTCAATATTAGATATGTTGTTACactcttttttatttttcatcacATTTTTGTCTATTTTTTCGAATTCTTCACCAGGTTCATATGGCGTGCCATTATAATAGGTAACATTTATGTCTTCTTTATTtacacaatttttattgttttcattttttgaaaattctgatttaaaattaattagaTCATTTGTGTGTGCATtcaattgttttattttactttgTTCTAATTGGGGATGCAcaataaatgaattaaatttattaacatgTTCATAAAACGTTTTTGAATCTTTAGCATACCAAAGTTTGCCTACATCATcacaatttaatatattattttgatagaTTTGTAATAAGTGatcattaaatttatgATAAAGTTGGAATTGTAAATTCTGTACatgttcataatatttttgataagAACTTTTATCATTTGAATTAAAATTCATCATATTCATAAGAATAGAAgaatagaaaatattattatcaaatatacaattatgtacaaaatttaaatataaataatttaaacgTAATAATCTATATGCTAgctgttttaaaaaattattaactatgcatgttaataaaattgtttgaTGGCCTTTaggtaatatattttttattattaatatattttttaggtaattttgatttaaaagaaaataagcTTCATCAATAATTATTGTatcacataaaaaaaataagttagaaaaagaagttgaatattttatatggtTAATAAAAGACACTGGGgttgtaataattatatgaggtttttttttttttaattcatttatttcaccttgcatgttcatattttttcttccatgaatataatgacatattatattgtaTGGATGatacattattaattttttaatgatattATATGTCTGTTCtactaaaataatatttgggCAAATGATTAAAGCATGCACATAATTCTCTTTAATcttatgatatttttttaatttatttatttgtattataattttatgtaataaCGGGATAGCATACCCAATCGTTTTTCCAGACCCCTTGAATGAATGAACAAGTAAATCTaaatctttaaaaaaaagtggaaataaacaatattgATTAGTAgtcaaatattttatattaaagtTTTTCAAAAgacttaattttatatatgaatcaatgtttatattctgtaaatatttatgttggcataatttttcaatGTAAGATTTAttaagtatattttttgaagaaATTTCTGACTTggtcatatttttatggtTATATtcagaattattttttatattattcaatGTTTCACATGTACCCTCGTTAGGTATATTTTCGGATATAATATCATCACTAAAACAGTCAGTTAATTTTCTTATAATTATgctatctttattttttttttcttcatcctttttgtctatattttcacatgaaaaaaaggaaCTTTGGTCAAGTTCCTTTAACTTCATAA contains:
- a CDS encoding DEAD box ATP-dependent RNA helicase, putative; its protein translation is MILQIKLKNVKNCFKILTHLKNEGKKTFLTCKEIECIIPTTNDNHPKKIINSQVNNINNYKEENENKCVHNDNNPNNNLNVQNEKHNYLTNFVNEQNKIVYDNINDLNEFCLKNFKKIKSELCIQTSSNREYIPFHFYDTFLSNAPFQKNVVNYVDNVMKLKELDQSSFFSCENIDKKDEEKKNKDSIIIRKLTDCFSDDIISENIPNEGTCETLNNIKNNSEYNHKNMTKSEISSKNILNKSYIEKLCQHKYLQNINIDSYIKLSLLKNFNIKYLTTNQYCLFPLFFKDLDLLVHSFKGSGKTIGYAIPLLHKIIIQINKLKKYHKIKENYVHALIICPNIILVEQTYNIIKKLIMYHPYNIICHYIHGRKNMNMQGEINELKKKKPHIIITTPVSFINHIKYSTSFSNLFFLCDTIIIDEAYFLLNQNYLKNILIIKNILPKGHQTILLTCIVNNFLKQLAYRLLRLNYLYLNFVHNCIFDNNIFYSSILMNMMNFNSNDKSSYQKYYEHVQNLQFQLYHKFNDHLLQIYQNNILNCDDVGKLWYAKDSKTFYEHVNKFNSFIVHPQLEQSKIKQLNAHTNDLINFKSEFSKNENNKNCVNKEDINVTYYNGTPYEPGEEFEKIDKNVMKNKKECNNISNIERNTKLDQTNSISKACEKDDNFDASLIGKEQEQYKYEGPEEKISKLKLSNSDYNNYKMYDSSNNNYEQNKGKNIPTHIFLKQEYLIYDSDKFASILFNIIHKEFISNSSSKIVIIMPTVKMLQFIYAIFKHYIFKGYLFLLYLKCNEFKNNIINNFCNSFYYDKENVNFSISSSPFEFTDLSTNQINIDEKTNMKKDITSDENMHKPTCLNHHEKCYQEREKLINEDQNTETNYSESLNYEQEFEALKDIVILCLHSKLSLDKKMYTLDTFNNDNEVTSKKGRKKILFSSSLLYQGIEVDNVDLVIQVGIRTNIDEYILTTNIATAKNTPGRSLLLLNELEGHYLYTLYKNNIMISSVSKDYLNYLYKDNTILEYLLKYKRHSKIIPQNYIKEDITNLNDLVGDEVECKNENKEKDKKYNNFYNYPLKHIEWHTHKHLLCSCELMYRSLLGFYCEKNNFLKYEKWQVPSLIKNIIYSFGYFENFYITKCMAARLQIINAPDLYIKFNATPKSVLMSSLPSYKGYKSKINELKRKQATSSFDLQENSNPFDKSIPLKR